One Pseudomonas muyukensis DNA segment encodes these proteins:
- a CDS encoding polyamine ABC transporter substrate-binding protein has translation MKKLGKTLLAAALMGAMATAVQAEDKVLNVYNWSDYIAPDTIAKFEKQSGIKVKYDVFDSNETLEAKLLAGKSGYDIVVPSNNFLAKQIKAGVYEELDRSKLPNWKNLDEDLLKAVGDASDPGNKHAFPYMWGSIGIGYNPEKVKAVLGVDKIDSWDVVFKPENIAKLKSCGVSFLDAPTEMLPAALHYLGKPSNSTKKEDLKAAEDLFLSIRPSITYFHSSKYIGDLANGNICLAVGYSGDLEQSKARAHEAGDKVKLDYIIPKEGAGTFYDMVAIPKDAEHKDAAYKFMDFLMQPEVMAEITNAVRFPNGNKAATAFVDKDITSDPSIYPPAEVKKQLYAIAAPEAAAQRVITRSWTKIKSGK, from the coding sequence ATGAAGAAATTGGGCAAGACGCTGCTGGCCGCCGCCCTGATGGGTGCCATGGCCACCGCTGTTCAGGCTGAAGACAAGGTGTTGAACGTCTACAACTGGTCGGACTACATCGCGCCGGACACCATCGCCAAGTTCGAGAAGCAGTCCGGCATCAAGGTCAAGTACGACGTGTTCGACAGCAACGAAACCTTGGAAGCCAAGTTGCTGGCCGGCAAGTCGGGCTACGACATCGTGGTGCCGTCCAACAACTTCCTGGCCAAGCAGATCAAGGCCGGCGTCTACGAGGAGCTGGACCGCTCCAAGCTGCCCAACTGGAAGAACCTCGACGAAGACCTGCTCAAGGCCGTCGGCGATGCCAGCGACCCCGGCAACAAGCACGCCTTCCCGTACATGTGGGGCTCCATCGGCATCGGCTACAACCCGGAGAAGGTCAAGGCCGTGCTCGGCGTGGACAAGATCGACTCGTGGGACGTGGTATTCAAGCCCGAGAACATCGCCAAGCTCAAGAGCTGCGGCGTGAGCTTCCTCGATGCGCCCACCGAAATGCTTCCGGCCGCCCTGCACTACCTGGGCAAGCCGAGCAACAGCACCAAGAAAGAAGACCTGAAGGCCGCCGAGGACCTGTTCCTGAGCATCCGTCCTTCGATCACCTACTTCCATTCCTCCAAGTACATCGGTGACCTGGCCAACGGCAACATCTGCCTGGCCGTCGGTTACTCGGGCGACCTGGAGCAGTCCAAGGCCCGTGCCCACGAAGCCGGCGACAAGGTCAAACTGGACTACATCATTCCGAAAGAAGGCGCCGGTACCTTCTACGACATGGTCGCCATCCCCAAGGATGCCGAGCACAAGGACGCCGCCTACAAGTTCATGGACTTCCTGATGCAGCCTGAAGTCATGGCCGAGATCACCAACGCCGTGCGCTTCCCGAACGGCAACAAGGCCGCCACCGCGTTCGTCGACAAGGACATCACCAGCGACCCGAGCATCTACCCGCCGGCCGAGGTGAAGAAACAGCTGTACGCGATCGCCGCCCCCGAGGCTGCTGCCCAGCGTGTGATCACCCGCAGCTGGACCAAGATCAAGTCGGGCAAGTAA
- a CDS encoding aspartate aminotransferase family protein translates to MSVNNPQTREWQALSGEHHLAPFSDYKQLKDKGPRIITKAQGVHLWDSEGHKILDGMAGLWCVAVGYGREELVQAAEKQMRELPYYNLFFQTAHPPALELAKAISEVAPKGMTHVFFTGSGSEGNDTVLRMVRHYWALKGKPSKQTIIGRINGYHGSTVAGASLGGMSGMHEQGGLPIPGIVHIPQPYWFGEGGEMTPDAFGVWAAEQLEKKILEVGEDNVAAFIAEPIQGAGGVIIPPETYWPKVKEILAKYDILFVADEVICGFGRTGEWFGCDYYDLAPDLMTIAKGLTSGYIPMGGVIVRDKVAQVLSEGGDFNHGFTYSGHPVAAAVGLENLRILRDEQIVEKARSEVAPYLQKRLRELQDHPLVGEVRGLGLLGAIELVKDKATRSRYEGKGVGMICRNFCFDNGLIMRAVGDTMIIAPPLVISRQEVDELVEKARKCLDLTYEAIK, encoded by the coding sequence ATGAGCGTCAACAACCCGCAAACCCGTGAATGGCAAGCCCTCAGCGGCGAGCACCACCTGGCTCCGTTCAGTGACTACAAGCAGCTGAAGGACAAGGGGCCGCGCATCATCACCAAGGCCCAGGGTGTGCATTTGTGGGACAGCGAGGGGCACAAGATCCTCGACGGCATGGCCGGCCTGTGGTGCGTGGCGGTCGGCTATGGCCGGGAAGAGCTGGTGCAGGCGGCGGAAAAACAGATGCGCGAGCTGCCGTACTACAACCTGTTCTTCCAGACCGCCCACCCGCCGGCGCTGGAGCTGGCCAAGGCGATCAGCGAGGTGGCGCCCAAGGGCATGACCCATGTGTTCTTCACCGGCTCCGGCTCCGAAGGCAACGACACCGTGCTGCGCATGGTCCGCCACTACTGGGCGCTCAAGGGCAAGCCGAGCAAGCAGACCATCATCGGGCGCATCAACGGCTACCACGGCTCCACCGTGGCCGGCGCCAGCCTGGGCGGCATGAGCGGCATGCACGAGCAGGGCGGCCTGCCGATCCCGGGCATCGTGCACATCCCGCAGCCGTACTGGTTCGGCGAAGGTGGCGAGATGACCCCGGACGCCTTCGGCGTGTGGGCGGCCGAACAGTTGGAAAAGAAAATTCTCGAAGTCGGCGAGGACAACGTCGCCGCCTTCATCGCCGAGCCGATCCAGGGCGCCGGCGGCGTGATCATCCCGCCAGAGACCTACTGGCCGAAGGTCAAGGAGATCCTTGCCAAGTACGACATCCTGTTCGTCGCCGACGAAGTGATCTGCGGCTTTGGCCGCACCGGCGAGTGGTTCGGCTGCGACTACTACGACCTGGCCCCCGACCTGATGACCATCGCCAAGGGCCTGACCTCCGGTTACATCCCCATGGGCGGTGTGATCGTGCGTGACAAAGTGGCCCAGGTGCTCAGCGAAGGCGGCGACTTCAACCACGGCTTCACCTACTCCGGCCACCCGGTGGCGGCGGCGGTGGGCCTGGAGAACCTGCGCATCCTGCGTGACGAGCAGATCGTCGAGAAGGCCCGCAGCGAGGTGGCACCTTACTTGCAAAAACGTCTGCGTGAGCTGCAGGACCACCCACTGGTGGGCGAGGTGCGCGGCCTGGGCCTGCTCGGCGCGATCGAGCTGGTCAAGGACAAGGCCACCCGCAGCCGTTACGAGGGCAAGGGCGTGGGCATGATCTGCCGCAACTTCTGCTTCGACAACGGCCTGATCATGCGCGCGGTGGGCGACACCATGATCATCGCGCCGCCGCTGGTGATTAGCCGCCAAGAGGTGGACGAACTGGTGGAAAAGGCGCGCAAGTGCCTGGATTTGACGTACGAAGCGATCAAATGA
- a CDS encoding glutamine synthetase family protein, with translation MSTNLDQLTDWLKEHKITEVECLISDLTGITRGKISPTNKFIAEKGMRLPESVLLQTVTGDYVDDDIYYELLDPADIDMICRPDENAVYLVPWAIEPTAQVIHDTYDKKGNPVELSPRNVLKKVLKLYADKGWQPIVAPEMEFYLTKRSEDPDFPLQPPVGRSGRPETGRQSFSIEAANEFDPLFEDVYDWCELQQLDLDTLIHEDGTAQMEINFRHGDALHLADQILVFKRTMREAALKHNVAATFMAKPMTGEPGSAMHLHQSVVDVATGKNIFSNADGSMSELFLHHIGGLQKFIPEALPLFAPNVNSFRRFLPDTSAPVNVEWGEENRTVGLRVPDAGPQNRRVENRLPGADANPYLAIAASLLCGYIGMVEGIEASAPVQGRGYERRNLRLPLTIEDALERMENSRALEQYLGKKFIAGYVATKRAEHENFKRVISSWEREFLLFAV, from the coding sequence ATGAGTACCAACCTCGACCAGCTCACCGATTGGTTGAAAGAGCACAAGATCACCGAAGTGGAATGCCTGATCAGCGACCTGACCGGCATTACCCGCGGCAAGATCTCGCCCACCAACAAGTTCATCGCCGAAAAGGGCATGCGCCTGCCCGAGAGCGTGCTGCTGCAGACCGTGACCGGCGACTACGTCGACGACGACATCTATTACGAATTGCTCGACCCGGCCGACATCGACATGATCTGCCGGCCCGACGAGAACGCGGTGTACCTGGTGCCCTGGGCCATCGAGCCGACCGCACAGGTGATCCACGACACCTACGACAAGAAAGGCAACCCAGTCGAGCTGTCGCCGCGCAACGTCCTGAAGAAGGTCCTCAAGCTCTACGCCGACAAGGGCTGGCAGCCAATCGTCGCGCCAGAGATGGAGTTCTACCTGACCAAGCGTAGCGAAGATCCGGACTTCCCGCTGCAACCGCCGGTGGGCCGTTCCGGTCGCCCGGAAACCGGGCGCCAGTCGTTCTCCATCGAGGCCGCCAACGAGTTCGACCCGCTGTTCGAAGACGTCTACGACTGGTGCGAACTGCAGCAGCTGGACCTCGACACGCTGATCCACGAGGACGGCACGGCGCAGATGGAGATCAACTTCCGGCATGGCGACGCACTGCACCTGGCCGACCAGATCCTGGTGTTCAAGCGCACCATGCGCGAGGCCGCGCTCAAGCACAACGTGGCCGCCACCTTCATGGCCAAGCCGATGACCGGCGAGCCGGGCAGCGCCATGCACCTGCACCAGAGCGTGGTCGACGTGGCCACCGGCAAGAACATCTTCTCCAATGCCGATGGCAGCATGAGCGAGCTGTTCCTGCACCACATCGGTGGCCTGCAGAAGTTCATCCCCGAGGCCTTGCCGCTGTTCGCCCCCAACGTCAACTCGTTCCGCCGCTTTTTGCCCGATACCTCGGCACCGGTGAACGTCGAGTGGGGCGAGGAGAACCGCACCGTCGGCCTGCGCGTACCGGATGCCGGCCCGCAGAATCGCCGCGTCGAGAACCGTCTGCCCGGCGCCGACGCCAACCCGTACCTGGCCATCGCCGCCAGCCTGCTGTGCGGCTACATCGGCATGGTCGAAGGCATCGAGGCCAGCGCGCCGGTACAGGGCCGTGGCTACGAGCGGCGCAACTTGCGCCTGCCGCTGACCATCGAGGACGCCCTGGAGCGCATGGAGAACAGCCGGGCGCTGGAGCAGTACCTGGGCAAGAAATTCATCGCCGGCTACGTCGCCACCAAGCGCGCCGAGCACGAGAACTTCAAACGCGTCATCAGCTCCTGGGAGCGAGAGTTCCTGCTGTTTGCTGTGTGA